A region from the Acyrthosiphon pisum isolate AL4f chromosome A1, pea_aphid_22Mar2018_4r6ur, whole genome shotgun sequence genome encodes:
- the Rps18 gene encoding ribosomal protein S18 has product MSLVIPEKFQHILRILSTNIDGKRKVMFAMTAIKGIGRRFSNIVLKKADVDLNKRAGECTDEEVEKIITIMQNPRQYKIPDWFLNRQKDVVDGKFSQLTSSTLDSKLREDLERLKKIKAHRGLRHYWGLRVRGQHTKTTGRRGRTVGVSKKK; this is encoded by the exons ATG TCTTTGGTCATCCCAGAAAAGTTCCAGCACATTTTGCGTATCCTCAGCACCAACATCGATGGCAAACGTAAAGTCATGTTCGCCATGACCGCCATCAAGGGTATCGGTAGACGTTTTTCCAACATTGTGTTGAAAAAGGCCGACGTCGACCTGAACAAAAGAGCTGGAGAATGTACCGACGAAGAG gttgaaaaaattatcacaatTATGCAAAATCCTCGTCAATACAAGATTCCAGACTGGTTTTTGAACAGACAAAAGGATGTTGTTGATGGAAAATTCtctcaa CTTACCTCCAGTACCCTTGACAGCAAATTGCGTGAAGATTTGGAAAGGTTGAAGAAAATAAAGGCTCACCGTGGTCTCCGTCATTACTGggg tttgagAGTACGTGGTCAGCATACCAAAACTACCGGACGTAGAGGAAGAACTGTTGGTGTATCTAAGAagaaataa